The segment CGCACGAGGCCGAGCATCAGCGCGATGGCGTGGTCGGCGACCTCCGAGGTGCCGTAGTCCGGCACGTTGAACACCGGCACGCCGCGCGCGCCCCAGCCGCGCACGTCGATGTTGTCGAAGCCGACGCCCGAGCGCAGCACCGCGCGCACGTTCGGATAGTCGTCGAGCGTGCCGTCGACGGCGCGGTTGGCCGAGAAGTGCAGGATGGCCGACGCGCGCTTGCGCACCTCGGCGGGCGTCGGGTTCTGCAGCGCCGTCGTGAACGGCTGCACGTGGAGCTCCGCCCTCCCCGTGGCCAGCGCCTGCTCGACGCTGGCGTCCGGATAGGTCTGGTGGGAGAGGATGACGAGGGGAAGGTTGCTCAAGATGGTGTCCTTTATTGGATGCCGAGCTTGGCCCGCAAAAGCTCGTTCACGGCCTGCGGGTTGGCCTTGCCGCCGGTCGCCTTCATGACCTGGCCGACGAACCAGCCGAGCAGCGTCGGCTTGGCCTTCGCCTGTTCGACCTTGTCGGGGTTGGCGGCGATGATCTCGTCGACGGCCGCCTCGATGGCGCCGGCGTCGGTGACCTGGCGCATGCCGCGGCTCTCGACGAGTTCGCGCGGATCGCCGCCTTCGGTCCAGACGAGCTCGAACACGTCCTTGGCAATCTTGCCCGAGATGACCTTCTCGCCGATGAGATCGATGATGCCGCCGAGCTGCTCGGCCGAGACCGGCGAGTCCTCGATGCCGTGGCCCTCCTTGTTGAGGCGGCCGAAGAGCTCGTTGATGACCCAATTGGCGGCGGTCTTGCCGTCGCGGCCCGCGGCCGCGGCCTCGAAGAAGTCGGCCGAGGCGCGCTCCTGCACGAGCACGCCGGCGTCGTAGGGCGAGAGGCCGTAGTCGGCGATGAAGCGCGCCTTCTTGGGGTCGGGCAGCTCGGGCAGGTGCTGCGCGAGGTCGTCCACATAGGCCTGGTCGAACTCGAGCGGCAGCAGGTCCGGGTCGGGGAAGTAGCGGTAGTCGTGCGCCTCCTCCTTGGAGCGCATGGAGCGGGTGACCTGTTTGCCGGGGTCCCACAGCCGCGTTTCCTGCTGGATCGTGCCGCCGTCCTCGAGGATGTCGATCTGCCGGCGCGCCTCGTACTCGATCGCGGCCATGACGAACCGCACCGAGTTCACGTTCTTGATCTCGCACCGCGTGCCGAACGGTTCGCCCGCCTTGCGCACCGATACGTTCACGTCGCAGCGCATGGAGCCTTCCTCCATGTTGCCGTCACACGTGCCGAGATAGCGCAGGATCGAGCGGAGCTTGCGCAGATAGGCGCCGGCCTCCTCGGGCGAGCGCAGGTCCGGTTCGGACACGATCTCCATCAGCGCCACACCCGACCGATTGAGGTCGACGAAGGTGCGGGACGGATGCTGGTCGTGCAGGGACTTGCCGGCGTCCTGTTCCAGGTGCAGGCGAGTGATGCCGACGGTGCGCGTCTGCCCGTCGGGCAGGTCGAGGACGATCGTGCCCTTGCCGACGATCGGCTGCTTGTACTGGCTGATCTGGTAGCCGGCCGGCAGGTCGGCATAGAAGTAGTTCTTGCGGTCGAAGACCGAGAACAGGTTGATCTCCGCCTTCAGGCCCAGCCCCGTGCGGACGGCCTGCTCGACGCAGAATTCGTTGATGACCGGAAGCATGCCGGGGAAGGCGGCATCGACGAAACTGACTTGGCTGTTCGGCTCGGCACCGAAGGCAGTGGCGGCGCCACTGAACAGCTTCGCGTTGGAAATGACCTGGGCATGAACCTCCAGCCCGATCACAACCTCCCAATCGCCCGTCCGTCCTTCAAGCACGTAGCCCATCGTCGAACCCGTATCCGCTTCGCGTCAAACCGGGCGCCCTGATAGCACGCCACCCCACCACGGGAAAGGCTATGCCGCCGCACGGGCGGACCGATCAAAGCGGCGGTGGCATCGCGTCGCGGGGACGAACCGGTCCGACGCTGTATCCGACATCATTGCGGAAATGCATGGTCAGGCGGGAATGGGCCCGGCGCTCGTCCGCCGCCCAGACCAGATAGGTGCGCTCATTGTCCTTGAACGGCTCGGGCACCGCGCGGGCGATATGGCGGACCTCGGCCTCGAAAAGCTTGTCACCCGGCCGGCACAGCTCGTCGAGCATGAACACGGCCCTGCGGGCGTCGCGCCGCTCGGCGACGGAGGCCTCCATCTCCTGCAACTCGGCAAGGGCATCGGCCACCATCTTTTCGGCCAGCCGAAGCTCCCGCCGCAGCACATAGGTCCGCTTGCCCAGGCGCCGGATCTCGCGGGAGCGCGCCTCCGCCAGCTTGGTGTAACTGGACGAGGCCATGGTCACCTGCTGCCAGCGGTACAGGACTCTACGGACCGTCAACGCCAGGGCAAAGACATAGACGCCATAGGACGCGATGTGCATCAGGCGGTCGGCAGAAAGAAGAGCTCCCGACATTACGATGCCTGCCTTGCATAGCCGGTGCTAACGGGGGGGACCAGGGACGCCAGGTGGTCGGGTGCGGCCTGCACGGCTGCCACCATAAACCCCTGCGCCGCGGGGAAAGCGGCACCGACCGCCTGCCGTGCCTCCTCCATGGATCCCGCACGCAGAATAACGACCTGGGCATTCACCCAGGACTCGTTCAACAGGATGTTGGGGTCCTTCTCACCCGCACGCACGGTCCGGTTCACCACCTTGACCATGAAGGCCTCGTCACCCGGCTTGGCATACCCGACCACGGTCCGCAGTGCGAAATCGGACGAGCGCAGCACCGTCTCCAACCGCCGCCTCATGCGGACGTTGGCTTCCCGGCTGCGTTCCAATTGACCGCGGGCCTTGATCAAGCCCGCTTCCAGTCCCTGCCGCCGCGTCTCCAGAGCCGCCTGCAGCCGGCTCATGATGTCGATGCGCTCTATGAGCGCGCGAGTACGGGGTGATTCGCCCGCCAACTTCGCAACCATGTCGGCGACCACGCCCCCGGCGACGATAATGATGACCGCGGCGACGATGGAGATGATGAGTGAGACCAAGGCTCGGCACCCCTTGCGGACAGCGACCAGCCGACCATGCCGCCGGAGCGGCATGGTCGGGCGATGGACGGCAGCACCCTGAACGCGCAGATTACACCATCGGCAGGTTTACCCCGAAGGATAATCCTTCCGGAGCGAAACCGCTGCAGGCCGCTCGCGGGGGG is part of the Azospirillaceae bacterium genome and harbors:
- the gatB gene encoding Asp-tRNA(Asn)/Glu-tRNA(Gln) amidotransferase subunit GatB, giving the protein MGYVLEGRTGDWEVVIGLEVHAQVISNAKLFSGAATAFGAEPNSQVSFVDAAFPGMLPVINEFCVEQAVRTGLGLKAEINLFSVFDRKNYFYADLPAGYQISQYKQPIVGKGTIVLDLPDGQTRTVGITRLHLEQDAGKSLHDQHPSRTFVDLNRSGVALMEIVSEPDLRSPEEAGAYLRKLRSILRYLGTCDGNMEEGSMRCDVNVSVRKAGEPFGTRCEIKNVNSVRFVMAAIEYEARRQIDILEDGGTIQQETRLWDPGKQVTRSMRSKEEAHDYRYFPDPDLLPLEFDQAYVDDLAQHLPELPDPKKARFIADYGLSPYDAGVLVQERASADFFEAAAAGRDGKTAANWVINELFGRLNKEGHGIEDSPVSAEQLGGIIDLIGEKVISGKIAKDVFELVWTEGGDPRELVESRGMRQVTDAGAIEAAVDEIIAANPDKVEQAKAKPTLLGWFVGQVMKATGGKANPQAVNELLRAKLGIQ